A section of the Flavobacterium sp. CG_23.5 genome encodes:
- a CDS encoding DUF2309 domain-containing protein produces MINLSIQNSIEEAAQVIGKTWPLYSFVASNPLSGQEKMPFEKAVKQAQKALNANVFPESALFRQAWEKGEIDKNVLLELLEENQLSESPDHYLQKMASQKTIDAKNSHHDLDRIMAKWLAAFMDEGLAEWNMPNKNEGFYGAWRKLAVYDSEMPKMTIAEIPKTSVEALTDVLNGYATADFTKILTFHLAALPGWTGYINHRNTFDSQWQQLYPITLQDYLAVRLWVAKKIGAEIFPENNDTATSSSVSKLQYIFLKAWEKSWQNELVKLLDNQQIVKQTSEKEAEIPDAQMVFCIDTRSELIRRHVENKGQYETFGYAGFFGIAMDYEDLKDGLTRKSCPPILNSAYHVSEIPQRNQSKEVRAYKRKNDVLNFKEYFLKRMKNMLPSAFGYVEGSGFFYGMSLIARTLTPAYLYRFNQKNTMDYESICEPQIKNTCTFESTDLDISLAEKVAIVKGAFDLMGWKKFAPLVLFIGHGSHSANNPFGSSLDCGACAASPGRHNARMLAKIANIPVVKQALRENHNIDIPASTIFIGGEHNTTTDAILLFDAEVPDSHKNQLQKLKLNLIKTQQTATQERLGIANNSVAFAQKKASNWGETRPEWGLAKNAGFIIGPRELTKNNNLDGRCFLHSYNWETDTNGKALEGIMQGPMVVTQWINNHYYFSTVDNEVFGGGSKITHNVTGKFGVVKGNGGDLKMGLPLQSVMESDLEMYHQPLRLSVFIQAPLSRVSEILLRNEHLKNLLDNEWIYLMVMDTLDENVIQLYQKDLNWIPANKNGKWSKDLKKNRIEDAVENLV; encoded by the coding sequence ATGATAAATCTAAGCATTCAAAATAGTATTGAAGAAGCAGCTCAGGTTATAGGAAAGACTTGGCCACTGTATTCTTTTGTCGCGTCGAATCCATTATCAGGTCAGGAGAAAATGCCTTTTGAAAAAGCAGTAAAACAGGCGCAAAAAGCTCTTAACGCAAATGTGTTTCCAGAAAGCGCGCTATTCCGTCAAGCGTGGGAAAAAGGTGAAATTGATAAAAATGTGCTTTTAGAATTGCTTGAAGAAAATCAACTGTCAGAATCACCAGACCATTATTTACAAAAAATGGCATCTCAAAAAACAATCGATGCCAAAAATAGCCATCATGACCTAGATCGAATCATGGCAAAATGGCTCGCCGCATTTATGGACGAAGGTTTGGCAGAATGGAACATGCCCAATAAAAACGAAGGGTTTTACGGTGCTTGGCGCAAACTTGCGGTATATGATAGTGAGATGCCCAAAATGACTATTGCAGAGATACCAAAAACGAGCGTCGAAGCGCTAACGGATGTGCTTAATGGATATGCAACAGCCGATTTCACTAAAATACTGACCTTTCATTTAGCCGCATTGCCGGGCTGGACGGGATATATAAATCATCGAAACACCTTTGATTCCCAATGGCAACAACTATATCCAATAACATTACAGGACTATCTAGCTGTTAGACTTTGGGTGGCAAAAAAAATAGGAGCTGAAATTTTTCCAGAAAACAATGATACTGCAACCTCTTCATCTGTATCAAAGCTGCAATACATCTTTTTAAAAGCATGGGAAAAAAGCTGGCAAAATGAGCTTGTAAAACTGTTGGACAACCAACAAATAGTTAAACAAACATCCGAAAAAGAAGCGGAGATTCCAGATGCTCAAATGGTTTTTTGTATTGATACACGATCAGAGTTGATACGAAGACATGTAGAGAATAAAGGGCAATATGAAACTTTTGGATATGCAGGTTTTTTTGGAATCGCAATGGATTATGAAGATTTAAAAGATGGTTTAACACGTAAATCTTGTCCCCCGATTTTAAATTCTGCTTACCATGTTTCAGAAATTCCACAAAGGAATCAATCTAAAGAAGTACGAGCATATAAGCGCAAAAATGACGTTTTAAACTTTAAGGAATATTTTCTAAAAAGAATGAAAAACATGCTTCCTTCTGCCTTTGGGTATGTTGAAGGTTCGGGCTTCTTTTATGGAATGTCTTTAATTGCAAGAACACTTACGCCAGCTTATTTATACAGGTTTAATCAAAAGAACACAATGGATTATGAATCTATTTGTGAACCACAGATTAAGAATACTTGCACGTTCGAATCGACAGATTTAGATATTTCTTTAGCAGAGAAGGTAGCGATTGTAAAAGGGGCCTTTGATTTAATGGGATGGAAAAAATTTGCCCCACTAGTTCTTTTTATAGGTCATGGAAGCCATTCTGCCAACAACCCTTTTGGCTCCAGTTTAGATTGTGGCGCTTGTGCTGCAAGCCCGGGCAGGCATAATGCGAGAATGCTTGCAAAAATAGCGAATATCCCAGTAGTGAAACAGGCCTTGAGAGAGAATCATAATATTGATATTCCTGCGAGCACTATTTTCATTGGAGGAGAACACAATACGACGACAGATGCCATTTTGCTTTTCGACGCAGAGGTGCCAGATTCTCACAAAAATCAACTGCAGAAGTTGAAATTAAATTTGATAAAAACCCAACAAACCGCAACTCAAGAAAGGCTGGGTATTGCTAATAACAGTGTTGCTTTTGCTCAGAAAAAAGCGAGTAACTGGGGAGAAACCAGACCTGAATGGGGTTTGGCTAAAAATGCAGGATTTATTATTGGCCCACGAGAATTAACAAAAAACAATAATCTGGACGGACGTTGCTTTTTACATTCCTATAACTGGGAAACCGATACAAATGGAAAAGCATTAGAAGGTATCATGCAAGGTCCTATGGTGGTTACCCAATGGATAAACAACCACTATTATTTTTCAACTGTTGATAATGAGGTTTTTGGTGGTGGTTCTAAAATAACTCATAATGTTACCGGTAAATTTGGTGTGGTAAAAGGTAATGGAGGGGACTTAAAAATGGGACTTCCTCTTCAATCGGTTATGGAATCAGATTTAGAAATGTACCACCAACCCTTACGATTATCGGTTTTCATTCAAGCACCTTTATCTAGGGTAAGCGAGATACTTTTAAGAAACGAACACCTCAAAAACTTGCTAGATAACGAATGGATTTATTTAATGGTTATGGATACTTTGGATGAAAATGTAATACAGCTTTATCAAAAAGATCTAAACTGGATTCCTGCTAATAAAAATGGGAAATGGTCTAAAGATTTGAAAAAAAATAGGATTGAAGATGCTGTTGAAAATCTGGTATAA
- a CDS encoding proton-conducting transporter membrane subunit, which translates to MILKNHQLLSFAKIINYALWLLFIINLSYLIYNFPNIPVWNYGSVLKINGFTVLIWTLVTFFSALIGSYGKSYLEGFRYHAKFSMLCLGFTFSIMVFVMSNHVLLLLIMWLLMGVFMSKLIGVDATWGEAREASKFALKYFVAGSFFLSFGVLLLACQVDSLALSEIISKISEVPQHITIISGLCIIIAALIQSAIYPFHRWLLSAMTAPTPASALMHAGFVNGSGILLTLFSTVLFASNTLIILFIIGGLTAVAAQFAKLLQVNVKQKLACSTIAQMGFMIMQCGLGFFNAAVVHLILHGFYKAYLFLSAGEEIGLSKPQNLMTIKIKPSQAIIVLFYGIVGAFMFAFLTGKGTKLNSGIFLILIVAITVGQATYNIVKEQSLSILQKSFLPPLLFVCGMVTYALIYKGVTLVMSDMPMAVVPLPLSVIQIAFGILFLAGFFIMKLGIYRKYPWLYVKLLNISQPYKKTVLMYKSKSI; encoded by the coding sequence ATGATATTAAAAAATCATCAACTTCTGTCTTTTGCCAAGATTATCAATTACGCATTATGGCTGCTTTTTATAATTAATCTATCTTACTTAATATACAACTTCCCTAATATTCCAGTATGGAATTATGGCAGTGTTTTAAAAATTAATGGTTTTACTGTTCTTATTTGGACGCTTGTAACGTTTTTTAGCGCACTAATTGGTAGCTATGGGAAAAGCTATTTGGAAGGGTTCAGATATCACGCCAAATTTTCAATGCTATGTTTAGGGTTTACCTTTTCTATCATGGTTTTTGTAATGTCTAATCATGTATTGCTTTTACTAATTATGTGGTTATTGATGGGTGTTTTTATGTCTAAATTAATAGGTGTAGATGCTACATGGGGAGAAGCAAGAGAGGCTTCGAAATTTGCTCTTAAATATTTTGTGGCGGGAAGTTTTTTCTTAAGTTTTGGAGTGCTATTATTGGCTTGTCAAGTAGATTCTTTGGCTTTAAGCGAAATTATTTCCAAGATAAGCGAGGTGCCTCAACACATCACGATTATCTCGGGTTTGTGCATTATTATTGCCGCTCTAATTCAATCGGCAATTTACCCTTTCCATCGTTGGTTGCTTTCGGCAATGACAGCGCCGACACCTGCCTCAGCTTTGATGCACGCAGGGTTTGTGAACGGTTCCGGGATTTTATTGACACTATTCTCAACCGTGTTATTTGCCTCGAATACGTTGATCATCCTCTTTATTATTGGAGGTTTAACAGCAGTCGCAGCCCAATTTGCCAAACTTCTGCAGGTAAATGTGAAGCAAAAATTAGCATGTTCAACCATTGCCCAAATGGGTTTTATGATTATGCAGTGTGGTTTGGGATTTTTTAATGCGGCTGTTGTTCACTTAATCCTTCATGGGTTTTATAAAGCCTACTTATTTTTATCAGCAGGAGAAGAGATTGGACTTTCAAAACCACAAAATTTGATGACTATTAAAATCAAACCATCACAGGCTATAATTGTGCTCTTCTATGGTATTGTGGGCGCTTTTATGTTTGCCTTCTTGACGGGAAAAGGCACTAAATTAAACAGCGGTATTTTTCTAATACTTATTGTTGCAATTACTGTTGGTCAGGCTACTTACAATATTGTAAAAGAACAAAGCCTAAGCATTTTGCAAAAGTCATTTTTACCACCACTTTTGTTTGTATGTGGCATGGTAACCTATGCCTTAATATATAAAGGCGTGACGTTAGTAATGAGCGATATGCCTATGGCGGTTGTGCCTTTGCCACTATCTGTGATTCAAATAGCGTTTGGTATTCTATTTCTTGCGGGCTTTTTTATAATGAAGTTAGGTATTTACCGCAAGTACCCTTGGCTGTATGTGAAATTGTTAAACATATCTCAACCGTACAAAAAAACTGTTTTAATGTATAAATCGAAATCAATATGA
- a CDS encoding LysR substrate-binding domain-containing protein: protein MNFTLHQLQIFLKITQIQSITKASEELHLTQPAVSIQLKNFQDQFPIPLTEVVGRKLYITEFGKEIAQVAEKILNEVSTINYKTSAYQGELSGRLNISIVSTGKYVMPYFLSDFIKQNPAVDLIIDVTNKSGVLENLEVNQVDFALVSVLPKKLKIKKIELMQNRLFLLGSSQLTLKKQNDKKNLLENISLIYREQGSATRNAMEKFISTNGFSVQKKIELSSNEAVKQAVISGLGCSIMPLIGVKNELKNNDLQIIPVQGLPIITTWNLIWLQSKKLSPVASAYLDFINSKKEEIINEKFSWIDFY from the coding sequence ATGAACTTTACTTTACATCAACTGCAAATTTTTTTGAAAATAACTCAAATACAAAGTATTACAAAAGCTTCGGAAGAACTCCATCTTACTCAACCAGCAGTTTCAATACAACTTAAAAATTTCCAGGATCAATTCCCTATTCCTCTCACCGAAGTAGTAGGAAGAAAACTTTATATAACTGAATTTGGAAAAGAAATAGCACAAGTCGCTGAGAAAATCTTAAATGAAGTATCTACAATTAATTACAAAACCTCAGCTTATCAAGGAGAACTCTCAGGGCGACTAAATATATCAATAGTGTCTACTGGTAAATATGTAATGCCCTATTTTTTATCAGATTTTATAAAGCAAAATCCTGCAGTAGACCTTATTATTGACGTAACAAATAAATCGGGAGTTTTAGAAAACTTAGAAGTGAATCAAGTAGATTTTGCTTTGGTTTCTGTTTTGCCAAAAAAATTAAAAATTAAAAAAATAGAACTTATGCAAAACAGGCTATTCCTCTTAGGCAGCAGCCAGTTAACTCTAAAGAAGCAAAACGATAAAAAAAACTTATTAGAAAACATTTCTCTAATCTATCGTGAACAAGGGTCGGCAACCCGAAATGCTATGGAAAAATTCATTTCAACCAATGGATTTTCAGTACAAAAAAAAATTGAACTCTCTTCTAATGAAGCTGTAAAACAAGCCGTTATTTCTGGATTGGGATGTTCTATTATGCCTTTAATTGGTGTGAAAAATGAACTAAAAAACAACGATTTGCAGATTATACCAGTACAAGGACTTCCTATTATTACGACATGGAATTTGATATGGCTCCAATCTAAAAAATTATCACCTGTTGCATCTGCCTATCTTGATTTTATAAACTCTAAAAAGGAAGAAATCATCAATGAAAAATTTTCTTGGATTGACTTTTATTAA
- the leuC gene encoding 3-isopropylmalate dehydratase large subunit: protein MSTTLFDKVWDSHVVRKIEDGPDVFFIDRHFIHEVTSPVAFLGLKSRNIKVLYPERTFATADHNTPTINQHLPVQDALSANQLKALEDNAAEYGISHWGLGDPKNGIVHVVGPENGITLPGATIVCGDSHTSTHGAFGAIAFGIGTSEVEMVMATQCIMQPKPKKMRINVNGELSKGVGPKDVALYIISQLTTSGGTGYFAEYAGDVFENMSMEGRMTVCNLSIEMGARGGMIAPDQKTFDFLEGRLYAPKGEAWDTAVTYWKTLKTDDDAIFDAELNIDAADIEPMITYGTNPGMGIGISKNIPNASQVEGGEETYKKSLAYMGFEENDVMIGKPIDFVFLGSCTNGRIEDFRAFTEIVKGRKKADNVTAWLVPGSHVVEAQIKEEGLLDILTEAGFVLRQPGCSACLAMNDDKVPAGKYAVSTSNRNFEGRQGPGSRTLLASPIMAAAAAVTGVLTDPRELLAP from the coding sequence ATGAGTACTACATTATTCGACAAAGTATGGGATTCGCACGTGGTGCGTAAAATTGAAGATGGACCCGATGTGTTTTTTATTGACCGTCATTTCATCCATGAAGTTACTAGTCCTGTTGCTTTTTTAGGCTTAAAATCAAGAAATATCAAGGTTTTGTATCCAGAACGCACTTTTGCGACTGCCGATCACAATACTCCAACTATAAATCAACATTTACCTGTTCAAGATGCTTTATCAGCAAATCAGCTAAAGGCATTGGAAGATAATGCAGCAGAATACGGCATTTCTCACTGGGGATTAGGAGATCCTAAAAACGGAATTGTACACGTTGTAGGTCCTGAAAACGGAATCACTTTACCCGGCGCTACCATTGTTTGTGGGGATTCACACACTTCTACTCATGGTGCTTTTGGTGCTATTGCTTTTGGTATTGGAACTTCAGAGGTAGAAATGGTCATGGCCACACAATGTATCATGCAACCGAAACCAAAGAAAATGCGTATCAACGTAAATGGAGAGTTGAGTAAAGGTGTTGGTCCAAAAGACGTTGCACTTTATATTATTTCGCAATTAACAACTTCTGGAGGTACCGGATATTTTGCAGAATATGCCGGAGACGTTTTCGAAAATATGTCAATGGAAGGTCGTATGACCGTTTGTAATTTAAGTATCGAAATGGGTGCTCGCGGTGGTATGATTGCGCCTGATCAAAAAACATTCGATTTTTTGGAAGGAAGATTATACGCTCCAAAAGGCGAAGCTTGGGATACCGCAGTGACCTATTGGAAAACATTAAAAACGGATGACGACGCGATTTTCGATGCAGAATTAAATATCGATGCAGCTGATATTGAACCAATGATTACGTACGGCACCAATCCAGGAATGGGAATTGGCATCTCAAAAAACATTCCGAATGCCAGCCAAGTCGAAGGTGGCGAGGAAACTTATAAAAAATCTTTAGCCTACATGGGCTTTGAAGAAAACGACGTCATGATTGGGAAACCGATTGATTTTGTTTTCTTGGGAAGTTGCACCAATGGTAGAATTGAAGATTTTAGAGCTTTTACAGAAATTGTAAAAGGCAGAAAAAAAGCAGACAATGTTACGGCTTGGTTGGTTCCGGGTTCTCATGTAGTGGAAGCACAGATTAAAGAAGAAGGACTTTTGGACATTCTAACCGAAGCTGGTTTTGTATTGCGTCAGCCAGGTTGTTCCGCTTGTTTAGCGATGAACGATGACAAAGTACCTGCTGGAAAATATGCGGTAAGTACGTCAAACAGAAACTTTGAAGGGCGTCAAGGTCCTGGTTCCAGAACATTATTGGCAAGTCCAATTATGGCGGCAGCGGCGG